In Verrucomicrobiota bacterium, the sequence CGCACAGCCAATGCCTACACCCACAACGGACAGCACCGTGCGCCGCCTGTGCCGGCGCAGGCTGCGCAGCGCGTAGGTGAGTGCAACCGTGCCGATCATGTGCGTGTGGCCTCCGCGGGTTCGAGCCGGGCCGCGATCATCGCCGGCCACAGCGAGGCAAGCACGGCCGTGGCCGTCACGGCAGCGAATCCGAACACGATCTGGCGGATCTCGAACTTCGGGTAGACCGTGTACGAGAAGTTCAGGCCGCGGTAGGCGATCTCCTGGCCACCCAGGCCGCCGAGCGCGCCGTAATCGATGCCCGTGTGCGACGTGATGAGCACGACCACCGTCCCGAGCACCGAACCGATGGCGACGCCGACGAGCCCAAGTATGATCGCCTCGACGAGCACAAGCCGCACGACGCGCTTCGGCCTCGTCCCGAGCGCGAGCAGCATGCCCAACTCTCGACGCCGCTCGAAGGTGGCCATCATCATCGTGTTGGCGATCCCCGCGGCCGCGGCCAGAAACAGGATTGCGATGAAGATCCCGTCGGACCAGTTCTTCATGTCGAGCATCGAGACGAGCTCGGGCGCCGCCTCGCGCCACGTGTGCACCGTGGCGTCGCGCAGCGCGGGGATCGCGGCAATCTGCTTCGCCAACTCGTTGGCACGGCGGTACTCGTCGCCTTGCACGAGGAGTTCGTGTGCCTGGTCGGGCATGCCGAGGAACCGGCCGGCCTCATCGAGCGCCATAATGATGCCGAGCCGGTTCACAACGTCGGTCTTGCCGCTGATGATGGCCTTGATAACGAAGAGGCCGCTCACGGGAACCTCGTCAACGTCCTGGCCGATCACGGCGACCTGCCTCCCTACCTCCAGGCCGAGCCGGCGCGCGAGCACCTTGCCGACGACAACGCCCCCGCCCCCGGGCAGCTCTTCGGGCGTGAGCGCATCGAGGATGCCCCCGCGCCCCGCTTCGACCGCCACGTCGAGCCCGAGAACCATGGCGGCCTCGGCATCGGCGGGCTCGTCGGTCTTCTCTCCGCGCGCGGCGAGCACGGCCGAGTAGAT encodes:
- a CDS encoding ABC transporter permease, translating into MTTLRIAWRNLGRNRKRTALALAAIALGQLTLVAVNGMMAGMFEDILRTITGPLVGHVQIHHTDWRDEQAVDLYVDHLDELRARIEAIPSVSGVSPRIYSAVLAARGEKTDEPADAEAAMVLGLDVAVEAGRGGILDALTPEELPGGGGVVVGKVLARRLGLEVGRQVAVIGQDVDEVPVSGLFVIKAIISGKTDVVNRLGIIMALDEAGRFLGMPDQAHELLVQGDEYRRANELAKQIAAIPALRDATVHTWREAAPELVSMLDMKNWSDGIFIAILFLAAAAGIANTMMMATFERRRELGMLLALGTRPKRVVRLVLVEAIILGLVGVAIGSVLGTVVVLITSHTGIDYGALGGLGGQEIAYRGLNFSYTVYPKFEIRQIVFGFAAVTATAVLASLWPAMIAARLEPAEATRT